The Streptomyces luteogriseus genome includes a window with the following:
- a CDS encoding SMI1/KNR4 family protein — MTTGRLGQQAAPPNAAYAGQVVHFPDPVRAARHPRGVRVDEHGYPDFSAYARAAAEIAEPPEGFGVDELRLTDYVSANTALSASGHELWDTVPAVATPHGWTWHHVVGTRRLELVPVEVKALLRHHGGVATSGVDHAKRGTRPLQETRPAHFGLPKSGVAVTESQVQGVEEDLGYRLPGAYRSFLKAAGGCAPVGAALDAELGLLVDQPFFTVRDEAAVNDLVYVNKCLRDHLTKDYLGIAFVQGGLLAVKVQGERIGSVWFCAYDDARDVDPSMPPPERVERLLLPCGDDFDVFLSRLAGNPPELETVANLMVDGGFARVVPVGAVSSSAVGE, encoded by the coding sequence ATGACGACAGGTCGGCTCGGGCAGCAAGCCGCGCCGCCGAACGCGGCCTACGCCGGGCAGGTCGTGCATTTCCCGGATCCGGTCCGGGCGGCACGTCACCCGAGAGGGGTACGGGTCGACGAGCACGGTTACCCCGACTTCTCGGCTTACGCGCGCGCGGCCGCGGAGATCGCGGAGCCGCCGGAGGGCTTCGGTGTCGACGAGTTGCGGCTGACGGACTACGTGTCGGCGAACACGGCGCTGTCGGCGTCCGGGCACGAGTTGTGGGACACGGTGCCGGCGGTGGCGACGCCGCACGGCTGGACGTGGCACCACGTGGTGGGCACGCGGCGTCTTGAGCTGGTTCCGGTCGAGGTGAAGGCGCTGCTGCGGCATCACGGGGGTGTGGCGACGTCGGGTGTCGACCATGCCAAGCGGGGCACGCGGCCGTTGCAGGAGACGCGTCCGGCGCATTTCGGGCTGCCGAAGTCGGGTGTCGCGGTGACGGAGTCGCAGGTGCAGGGCGTCGAGGAGGACCTCGGCTACCGGTTGCCGGGTGCGTACCGGTCGTTCCTGAAGGCGGCGGGTGGTTGTGCGCCGGTGGGTGCCGCGCTGGACGCGGAGCTGGGGCTGCTGGTGGACCAGCCGTTCTTCACGGTGCGTGACGAGGCCGCGGTCAATGACCTGGTGTATGTCAACAAGTGTCTGCGTGACCATCTGACCAAGGACTATCTGGGGATCGCGTTCGTCCAGGGCGGGCTGCTGGCCGTGAAGGTGCAGGGCGAGCGGATCGGTTCGGTGTGGTTCTGCGCGTACGACGACGCGCGGGACGTGGATCCCTCGATGCCGCCGCCGGAGCGGGTGGAGCGGTTGCTGCTGCCGTGCGGGGACGACTTCGATGTCTTCCTGTCGCGGCTGGCGGGCAATCCGCCGGAGTTGGAGACGGTGGCGAACCTGATGGTGGACGGCGGGTTCGCGCGTGTGGTGCCGGTGGGTGCGGTGTCGTCCTCGGCCGTGGGGGAGTGA
- a CDS encoding SUKH-3 domain-containing protein codes for MHTDRTSTTRFAVPVDAALRAAGWQPGRWDIKQAEIWADALRDHTSPAGHRHTVFPAAVEAWAEFGGLHITPTGPGRQVAPAHLHLDPLHGLHMARTLGDLGRALGTDVCPLGAETDSQALLAIDTDGRVYTLDHTGDWYLGPDIDQALATLIGGTAPARLTTG; via the coding sequence ATGCACACCGACCGCACCTCCACCACCCGCTTCGCCGTACCCGTCGACGCCGCCCTGCGCGCCGCCGGATGGCAACCCGGACGCTGGGACATCAAACAAGCCGAGATCTGGGCCGACGCCCTGCGCGACCACACCTCCCCCGCCGGCCACCGCCACACCGTCTTCCCCGCCGCCGTCGAGGCCTGGGCCGAATTCGGCGGACTCCACATCACCCCCACCGGCCCCGGCCGCCAGGTCGCCCCCGCCCACCTCCACCTCGACCCACTGCACGGCCTCCACATGGCCCGCACCCTCGGCGACCTCGGCCGCGCCCTCGGCACCGACGTCTGCCCCCTCGGCGCCGAAACCGACAGCCAGGCCCTCCTCGCCATCGACACCGACGGCCGCGTCTACACCCTCGACCACACCGGCGACTGGTACCTCGGCCCCGACATCGACCAAGCCCTCGCCACCCTCATCGGCGGCACCGCACCCGCCCGCCTCACCACCGGCTGA
- a CDS encoding YwqJ-related putative deaminase, protein MNATQTGPHTGRSADPRNGDPRGGPHGTGPQAGDPRATDPRSGDPRIGWSATEAAHAPTLRHRRDGILPTVAAALSVRGATLTGTAARGDTPPALHPLVQDFLDTLTSAQRDRYTGRCAETILISRHIAAADTARSKRAARKPMTNGEARKALKQAKLTARRIREDGDPLHGSFATPCRACTALSAHFGVRIVDPASQNG, encoded by the coding sequence ATGAATGCCACGCAGACGGGACCACACACCGGCAGGTCCGCCGACCCACGAAACGGCGACCCCCGAGGCGGCCCCCACGGCACCGGCCCCCAGGCCGGCGACCCACGAGCCACCGACCCCCGCAGCGGCGACCCCCGCATCGGCTGGAGCGCCACCGAGGCAGCCCACGCCCCCACCCTCCGACACCGCCGCGACGGCATCCTCCCCACCGTCGCCGCCGCCCTCTCCGTCCGCGGCGCCACCCTCACCGGCACCGCCGCCCGCGGCGACACACCCCCCGCCCTGCACCCCCTCGTCCAGGACTTCCTCGACACCCTCACCAGCGCCCAGCGCGACCGCTACACCGGCCGCTGCGCCGAAACCATCCTCATCTCCCGCCACATCGCCGCCGCCGACACCGCCCGCAGCAAACGCGCCGCACGCAAACCCATGACCAACGGCGAGGCACGCAAAGCCCTCAAGCAGGCCAAACTCACCGCCCGACGCATCCGCGAGGACGGCGACCCCCTCCACGGCAGCTTCGCCACCCCCTGCCGCGCCTGCACCGCGCTCAGCGCCCACTTCGGCGTCCGCATAGTCGACCCGGCATCCCAGAACGGCTGA